Below is a genomic region from Nilaparvata lugens isolate BPH chromosome 8, ASM1435652v1, whole genome shotgun sequence.
aagagTAAAGAAGGCTGCTGTAAAAGGTCCAAGAAATATTTTGTGGAATTCTCACTACTGTCTAAAACCATTCAAAAATAGTTTTGATAACTATTTGATGATTaaaatagttttgatttttttagaaatgagtaattatttacaagtaagaatttcaaaatttaatttatagttTCTAATTTGTTAAAGTCAAAGACAAAAGGCCTATTGATTTCTAaaacaaatattgataaattcgttcgaaataaataaagtaGGCCTATGATTTTAAATCAGAGTTAGTTTATGAATATCAGCTACAAAACAATAATCGTATCTGCTCATTCGCCCCTTTCAAATCTTAACCAAACAAATCTGCTGAAAAGGTGTAGAGTACTAATTCTGATGTGAGTATGATATCGACCTGCGGTACCTGTACCTTGGCatgaaaatattcatccataatcaaaaaaatatttcaacagaaATTGTGTGGttaatgatatttttagaaatcaTAATGATTTATAATTGAACAATATGGTAACTGAATCATTCTTCTTTGATCAATATAGTGAGATAAACCTTCGAAAAGGCGGTTATTTCCAAATATTGATCCTTTTGTCTCAATCCTTGGTGGATATTAAACATGGttacacacttttttatgtctGTAGTGtacttaaattattatcaaactgtATACAATATCAGTTATtactaaatgaatgaatatggaaataattcaaattattcaatttattgacttGACTTAATTTAGAATGTTatcatttttctatcatttctctctcttttcctatCTGCATTTCCAtacttttgttattaataaattgattaattcaatgttGTCTGCTCTCAAGAACCTGATCTCTTATGcatctattcaattattataataaattagtaATTAATCCAATTCATTATTtgcagaaagaagaagatgaagaagaagaaacaacaATAGAAGAGGTAATGGAAGAGCTGCAAAACATAATCAACGACGCAGAAACCGATTATGTGGCTGAAAAAGATCGCAACGCCATACTGAAACGTCAGGCTTTAGAGAAGGAGGAAACTGTGCTGGGGAAACATTATCAGAGACTGATCGGACGGTCCAGTAACGATCTGACATCAGAAGCACTGATTTTGGAAGATGAAGCTGATATTGTTCCAGGGAAACTGCTACCTCAACCACCTAGAAGATCTCGCAGTTTATTTTTGCCCGACAGAGATAACTACGATCATCATAACATATTTTTCGAAGACGATGAAAGCATGGAGAGTTCAGATTCACTGCTCAGTACATCGAGGGATAATACGGTTGATAGTGAGCCTCCTCACGGTGTTTTCACTAGGAGTGGAGCTCTGCGCAGGCGTGAAACTTTGGTGATTGATAGACGATTTGAGGGTACTCAAAGAGATCCTGTCAGGAGAAGCGAAACTTTTCACCATGTACATAAAAATCCACCCAACAGAAATAACTCTCATAACAatcttgaaatgaataaaaatttgaacaaCAGGTACATAAATGGAGATACTAGTAATAGTTATCATAGAGGAGTAGTTAATGAGCAGAATGTTATAAGACGTGGTAGCTTTGATGGTTTGTTTTATGTGAATGAAGTTGTGGAGAGGCCAATAATATCATCAGAACCTTCAACGAAACCTAGAGGTACAACTATTTTCATCAACAAATCCCCGGATCTGAATTGCAATCGTAAGCTGAAATCGAAGAGCTTAGATAGAATCGGAGAAGGTTTGGATAGTATGgttgatattgttgtaaccTCCAATTCAGTCGAAAATCGACGAAATTTTGTGAGTTCAAGTAGGAGTGGCAGTAGTAGTTACATGAACGGTGAGGATGGTTTGAAAGTGAATGAGGAGGAGTATTCAAGTCATATCATTAACAATAAGGGATCGGCAGTGATTATTGTATCGAGGTCACCCAGCTCCAAACAAAAAGACTCAGATTCAAAGCAGTTCCTTAGTATAAGCACTAGCAGCTCAGGTAGTTGCAGTAGTGTAAGTATTGATAAGAGTAATGTAGATAAATGTAGTACAAACAAGTCGGCAGATACAACGGCTTCCAAGTATTCAGAGAGGAATTCGTTTTTTCCTATACACAGGAACTCAACGCCCAACGATGGTCAGAAGTTCATCCTGAAACGTGGGCACACGAATGCAGGACTCTATTCTGGGCAACATACTGATAGAGACGTCAATTCTCCGGCTAATTGTGTACCAAGTAGTAGGAAGGCTTTGGGAGCTGATTATTACACAAGGAGTCTCAATACACTTCAAAATGTTAATCTAGCCTTGTCCACGAACAAGCTTGCTGATCTACCTTCAGGTCTCTATTAATGCAACTTGAATTAGATCAGTCTGATGCAAATATGGTGACAAAATATACTAGGtacacaaataaaatattcaatatcaattctATAGATACTGACATTTTTCGGCATCAAAATAAAGATATCACGAAAATACAAGATTATAGAATAAGCAAAATGTTATAAATATTCATTGGGGCTGTATTTATATGGTAGTTGTGAACTACTCACATTACTAATAAAAACTCCATACTATCGTCaccaatttttaaatattactgACTATGTTTACTTACTGACTAATATATGTTTCTGATGTGTGATATGAGTGTTATTTTGACTTAAAAAAGAATAATTGCGATTTGCATTTGAACTTTTGAAAGAAGATGAACCAGCATCAGATTAATTATGGATTACAACTCATCACTTATCGGTATTATTATCGAGGTTATTAAAATAACATTAATAAGATGATTTATTCATCTTAGGGAACTAGAATAAGTGGGAAAGTCCTCAAaccataatattgaaattggatAAAACCTTTTTTGTGAAAAGTTTCGACAATGCTTCATTACGGAAGGTTTAATAGTAAAATTACTCTAATTtgatacaatttttgaattcattATTGATGTTGTAAACACTTTCCATGATTGAATAACTCTGGTTTCATTGATAAttagttattattataaattcattaatctattaaattcataaatttgaatttcctttttttaattatcaatttattaataaggACACAGCTTTGTGTTGAAACCATCCAAATGCAGTTCTGTGAGTTGATATGAGGTGAATTGAcaatgaaattattgttttcaaatactgtaatttGATTCAAGAGAATTTCTACTAGGTAACCAAAGATAGCAATcaatttcaacttcaattattttagATTGTAAAAGCGTTTTGGGAAGATTAGTTTAGACACCCAAAATGCTATGTATTGcgagaaattaaattaaaattggcGGATCTAtgtaatataaaaatgtataaataaatttaagtaCCTACTAtagtatttaaaattaattacgaGTAAATTTTCTACAGTTTCATTCATCAATTTGTTTAGAAAAACAACTAGATGTTAAATTGTATAATGGGTACTGTGAATAAATGTGAGTGATTAAATTAGTGTTGACTTTGAATTGTTTTATAATGTgcaataattttcttagtctttttattttctCAGATCTCATCAGTATTGTATATTCATGTTCATTATAGTTAATCTACTTCAGTCTGTATATTTTTGTGTGTAAGTTTATTCTGAACAGTTTTTTTTATCGAGTGATActttaattattgtataaactAAAATTATATGTAATTAGGCAGTATACTAAATTGTATATTACAAAAATGATTCATGGATTGAGTTTCATAGATGAATGGAtggttttattttatatatgaTTATTTTCACTGCTAACCTAAACcttcaaagtttgattttatcaaatttcaaatgtcATTGACACATCTTTTTCTGTTTTAGCATGATAAAacaactttgaaattttatacCATTATCAGTTTTGATAATATGCCAAACTCGAATAAATCTTTTCAATGGCTCATTTTATTGCTATTTGAGCTTGTATAATGACAAGTACCGTAGAGTATTTCATTAGTATAGAACTTAGAAACacaacaatcaatattattaactgtcATGCTGTAGAGAATTACTGTTTTgtgtaaatttttgtttttggaaatttttttatGGTGTTGGACTCATTTTTTGATGTATAGTCTGGTGCATATTTTGTTTTCTGTATGACTGTGCTGTGTGAAATAAAAGTTTTTTCTCAAGTGTTGGTTTCAATTTTACCTTTCCACTTGAGACTAATTAGAATTCACATTGATTTTGGTTTAATAATGTATGAAATTTCAGAATTTAAAATCACCTTCGTGCTAAAAATGTgttgttgaaaaaatagaaaaagggTAAAAAGTGTTTCATTCTACAATAGGGAAGCATAATCATATTAATCATTTAAATGAGTTCATCTATAGTTTGATCATAAATCAaaaagtttttcaatgttttaagg
It encodes:
- the LOC111044883 gene encoding uncharacterized protein LOC111044883; this encodes MGLASVEDRPKGGKNSPWKQAPEPDNGKPRPPIYNPEDYAASLRKMTSSAKEGSNGTKATMAPQGGEMTLRQFATVTDLLNKLRVDLKLAFPSFVQEFVGDGIEGVTLILELLRVVQLSQASHSGRPPPPVLRRSLLDEHACLQCLSACLLRCQDAARRLASSPAGLFSVAVCIMSSVNKSRLLALELLTKTCEQPEAKGHSPVSDAISTMRLRFGEPVRFRFLVGMMCGACADLLAAGLRFINAFWETAPDDQHRFYIQAELEQAGFNTDTITKMIPPKSASADLVFTELNRWKKNFINVAELKSKAEKSTKEISTLKEKLALLERKVQILVEEKTVLVSLEKCLKTRCSEMEREMAAGTRRSSSKLEGSGSTPGEDEGISSSDQDDDLDVEREPLVYEMYTVHNDTIVVDNNNTKEEDEEEETTIEEVMEELQNIINDAETDYVAEKDRNAILKRQALEKEETVLGKHYQRLIGRSSNDLTSEALILEDEADIVPGKLLPQPPRRSRSLFLPDRDNYDHHNIFFEDDESMESSDSLLSTSRDNTVDSEPPHGVFTRSGALRRRETLVIDRRFEGTQRDPVRRSETFHHVHKNPPNRNNSHNNLEMNKNLNNRYINGDTSNSYHRGVVNEQNVIRRGSFDGLFYVNEVVERPIISSEPSTKPRGTTIFINKSPDLNCNRKLKSKSLDRIGEGLDSMVDIVVTSNSVENRRNFVSSSRSGSSSYMNGEDGLKVNEEEYSSHIINNKGSAVIIVSRSPSSKQKDSDSKQFLSISTSSSGSCSSVSIDKSNVDKCSTNKSADTTASKYSERNSFFPIHRNSTPNDGQKFILKRGHTNAGLYSGQHTDRDVNSPANCVPSSRKALGADYYTRSLNTLQNVNLALSTNKLADLPSGLY